A part of Actinomycetota bacterium genomic DNA contains:
- a CDS encoding M28 family peptidase encodes MAEVAQHLQELAGRIGPRPATTDAEAQAADYIEDVMRGRGLDVSRQDFECPRTYAWAYVIYHTLTIAAAVASYWTVAMWPAFAVAALVALTMWMDLDTRWGLSGLMPKGPSQNVIARHVPKARRGERLRRIIVVAHYDSARSSLAFSPGMVKNFAATFGLMKWCTFLVPALVLANALPFTNAAGPWLWYATLAASAYLVIPLLINVHRELFMRATDGANDNASGVAALLGILEAIVPEAEVDVFGVTQPIRTKPLPEPPNDDLDEGGLLAYSPAETPEEVLTELPDDFTWAETAPAQKGQATFEFDTIEFDAVSPAKVAERGPERAPSRDVSRDEPDDEGAPASGPDPEPQPEPDAPHERRGLWSRVRAKDREPGVSGWLGVNKDYDVRQEGRKIGNWDNFAEDEDDEVGFKGGWAGDDPIGDPDFASNEAQRIRKRVTESFDRSLAEKEVWFVATGAEEAGTWGMRAFLREHAEDLRGSFIINLDNIGTGTLYWVTSEGMARRYPSDRRLVSTARKVSRDEQILVKGRAYKGLSTDATPALARKFKAMSVMAFDVNGRLPNWHWKTDTVENVQVENIENAVSLVTGIVREL; translated from the coding sequence ATGGCAGAGGTTGCGCAGCACTTGCAGGAGCTCGCCGGGCGGATAGGGCCGCGTCCGGCAACGACCGACGCCGAGGCACAAGCTGCCGACTATATCGAGGACGTGATGCGCGGCCGCGGACTCGATGTCTCGCGCCAGGATTTCGAATGCCCGCGCACGTACGCATGGGCCTACGTGATCTACCACACGCTCACCATCGCCGCGGCTGTTGCGTCGTACTGGACGGTCGCCATGTGGCCCGCCTTCGCCGTAGCTGCTCTCGTCGCGCTCACTATGTGGATGGACCTCGACACACGTTGGGGGCTGTCGGGTCTTATGCCCAAGGGCCCGAGCCAGAATGTCATCGCGCGTCACGTTCCAAAGGCCCGCCGAGGAGAACGCCTCCGCCGGATCATCGTGGTGGCGCACTACGATTCTGCGCGCTCCTCGCTCGCCTTCTCGCCGGGCATGGTGAAGAACTTTGCAGCCACGTTCGGGCTGATGAAGTGGTGCACGTTCCTCGTGCCGGCGCTCGTTCTTGCCAACGCGCTGCCGTTCACCAATGCCGCCGGCCCCTGGCTGTGGTACGCGACGCTTGCCGCCTCGGCCTACCTGGTGATCCCGCTGCTCATCAACGTGCACCGCGAGCTGTTCATGCGTGCAACCGACGGGGCGAACGACAACGCCTCGGGTGTAGCGGCGCTCCTCGGGATACTCGAGGCCATCGTGCCGGAGGCCGAGGTCGATGTCTTCGGAGTGACGCAGCCCATTCGCACGAAGCCGCTTCCGGAACCGCCCAACGACGATCTCGACGAGGGCGGGCTACTCGCATACTCCCCGGCGGAGACGCCCGAAGAGGTACTCACCGAGCTTCCCGACGATTTCACGTGGGCCGAGACGGCGCCCGCGCAGAAGGGTCAGGCGACCTTCGAGTTCGACACGATCGAGTTCGATGCGGTCAGTCCCGCGAAGGTGGCCGAACGGGGACCCGAGCGTGCGCCTTCGCGGGACGTCTCGCGGGACGAGCCCGACGATGAGGGAGCACCCGCTTCTGGGCCGGATCCGGAACCTCAGCCCGAGCCGGATGCGCCGCACGAGCGCCGCGGCCTGTGGTCTCGCGTGCGCGCCAAGGACCGTGAGCCCGGCGTGAGCGGATGGCTTGGTGTCAACAAGGACTACGACGTTCGCCAGGAGGGTCGCAAGATCGGCAACTGGGACAACTTCGCCGAGGACGAGGACGACGAAGTCGGCTTCAAGGGAGGCTGGGCCGGTGACGACCCGATCGGCGACCCGGACTTCGCCTCCAACGAAGCACAGCGCATTCGCAAGCGCGTGACGGAGTCCTTCGACCGGTCCTTGGCCGAGAAGGAGGTCTGGTTCGTGGCGACCGGCGCCGAGGAGGCCGGCACCTGGGGCATGCGCGCCTTCTTGAGGGAGCATGCCGAGGACTTACGCGGCTCGTTCATCATCAACCTCGACAACATCGGTACCGGGACCCTGTACTGGGTCACGAGCGAGGGAATGGCGCGACGCTACCCGAGCGACAGGCGGCTTGTGAGCACCGCGCGCAAGGTCTCGCGCGATGAGCAGATTCTCGTGAAGGGCCGCGCCTACAAGGGGCTTTCCACCGATGCCACGCCGGCCCTTGCGCGCAAGTTCAAGGCGATGAGTGTGATGGCGTTCGACGTCAACGGGCGGCTGCCGAACTGGCACTGGAAGACCGACACCGTCGAGAACGTGCAGGTCGAGAACATCGAGAACGCCGTGTCACTGGTGACGGGCATCGTCCGCGAGCTCTAG
- the ccsA gene encoding cytochrome c biogenesis protein CcsA encodes MDAAGTHALIDDLVRSFASQTRPIEWILLAAAIALAVVAVVPATRARLSGAVALMALLLAGGEGALMWFHYRLYELAIVVSPDTGAITGRVAAPLWIESEKLYVWALVLACMLVLARRHRKELLPGGAFVLALLVAGAVLWSHPFTQPLPSFLGQYQGYLQATASGNVEATRAAFEGMEGARQFYYNTWYMWVHPPLLFLSYGAFVMSFVATVAMIRTRYSAFETTAYRWARFGYLPLTAGMLLGFPWAIMSWQGESWWWSGKVNMSIMMWLLYAALLHARLYLRRRGMWRLVAAVAVLSFVVLVLTYLATYIVPGAHSYALAPMPAKEVASWVAA; translated from the coding sequence GTGGACGCCGCCGGGACACACGCGCTCATCGACGATCTCGTGCGTTCCTTCGCGTCCCAGACACGCCCGATCGAGTGGATACTGCTCGCAGCTGCCATCGCACTCGCTGTCGTAGCAGTCGTTCCCGCGACCCGCGCCCGTCTGTCCGGAGCCGTCGCACTGATGGCGCTGCTGCTCGCCGGCGGTGAGGGCGCGCTCATGTGGTTCCACTACCGTCTCTACGAACTCGCGATCGTCGTGAGCCCCGACACCGGCGCGATCACCGGACGGGTCGCCGCGCCGTTGTGGATCGAATCCGAGAAGCTGTACGTCTGGGCTCTCGTGCTCGCATGCATGCTGGTGCTCGCCCGTCGCCACCGCAAGGAGTTGCTCCCTGGCGGCGCGTTCGTGCTGGCGCTGCTGGTGGCCGGCGCCGTCCTATGGAGTCACCCGTTCACACAGCCGCTGCCGAGCTTCCTTGGCCAGTACCAGGGGTACCTGCAGGCGACGGCTTCGGGCAACGTCGAGGCCACGCGGGCGGCATTCGAGGGGATGGAAGGCGCGCGGCAATTCTACTACAACACCTGGTACATGTGGGTGCATCCACCGCTGTTGTTCCTGAGCTACGGCGCCTTCGTGATGTCGTTCGTGGCGACCGTCGCCATGATCCGCACGCGGTACTCGGCGTTCGAGACCACCGCATACCGCTGGGCGCGCTTCGGGTACCTGCCTCTCACAGCCGGGATGCTCCTGGGGTTCCCGTGGGCGATCATGTCGTGGCAGGGAGAGTCGTGGTGGTGGTCGGGCAAGGTCAACATGTCGATCATGATGTGGCTGCTCTACGCAGCGCTGCTGCACGCGCGGCTCTACCTGCGCCGACGCGGGATGTGGCGGCTCGTCGCGGCGGTTGCGGTGCTCTCCTTCGTCGTGCTCGTGCTCACCTACCTCGCAACCTACATCGTGCCCGGAGCTCACAGCTACGCCCTCGCCCCGATGCCTGCCAAGGAGGTGGCGTCATGGGTGGCGGCGTAG
- a CDS encoding Crp/Fnr family transcriptional regulator — MSFARIPAKEPPMPAPKDIRPDLWAALRTCRLWHGASDRGVEKLARTATVRDMERGEMIAAEGDLADGFGVLVSGRARVFYLGADGKQITFEELGTGDAPAAVAALGGGRFPANIEATTAGTIAWMPRESLYALLAEEPTVARTLVAMLASKVVNFTAVVQTLALDVPSRLARYLFQRALAVGETTPEGLRVDLGMTKSELAAALGTVPETLSRALARLRDDDVLDVQGRVVVVYDVGALARMGSGYEEG, encoded by the coding sequence ATGAGCTTCGCCCGTATTCCCGCCAAGGAGCCGCCCATGCCCGCGCCCAAGGACATCCGCCCGGACCTCTGGGCCGCTCTCCGCACCTGTCGTCTCTGGCACGGCGCAAGTGACCGAGGCGTCGAGAAGCTCGCCCGCACTGCGACCGTGCGGGACATGGAGCGCGGGGAGATGATCGCCGCCGAGGGCGACCTGGCCGACGGCTTCGGCGTGCTCGTGTCGGGCCGGGCGCGCGTATTCTACCTCGGCGCCGACGGCAAGCAGATCACCTTCGAGGAACTCGGCACCGGTGACGCCCCGGCCGCGGTCGCCGCACTCGGCGGTGGACGTTTCCCCGCCAACATCGAGGCCACGACAGCGGGCACCATTGCGTGGATGCCGCGCGAGTCGCTCTACGCCCTCCTGGCCGAGGAGCCCACTGTCGCCCGGACGCTGGTGGCGATGCTCGCAAGCAAGGTCGTCAACTTCACTGCCGTCGTGCAGACTCTCGCGCTTGATGTGCCGTCGCGCCTCGCGCGCTACCTGTTCCAGCGGGCGCTCGCGGTGGGCGAGACCACGCCCGAAGGCCTCCGCGTGGACCTCGGGATGACGAAGAGCGAGTTGGCCGCCGCCCTAGGCACGGTGCCCGAGACGCTTTCGCGCGCGCTCGCGCGGCTGCGCGACGATGACGTTCTCGACGTGCAGGGACGCGTGGTCGTGGTGTATGACGTGGGAGCCCTCGCGCGAATGGGATCGGGCTACGAGGAGGGGTAG
- the hcp gene encoding hydroxylamine reductase — protein sequence MFCNQCEQTAKGVACTVSGVCGKKPETAALQDLILDRMIALSLWAQAARKGGFVSDEVDTFASRAVFHTVTNVDFDNDMLASVVREFDTHIARVRAAAEAAGLGPANTDPSLDFVPAADLDALIAQAEAIGHFSKHSAIDDIASLMQVTIYGVKGICAYADHARVFGQYDPAVEGFVYDAFAALVDPTLGADEWVALALKAGEINLRTMELLDAAHTGEYGHPVPTEVPLGHRAGHAIVVTGHDLHDLKELLEQTQGTGIDVYTHGEMLPAHGYPELKKYTNFYGHYGTAWQNQRKEFTDFPGAILFTTNCIQAPVDSYTENVFTTGNVGWPGTTHVPNGEFGPVIERALALPGFAEETDGGAVMVGFGRNAVLGVAPTVIEAVKSGAIKHFFLVGGCDGAKPGRSYYSDFVEQAPADTVVLTLACGKFRFFDKQLGDIGGIPRLLDVGQCNDAYSAIKIAVALADAFEVGVNELPLSMILSWYEQKAVAILLTLLHLGITDIRLGPTLPAFITPNVLQVLVDNFSIRPIAETAAEDLAAILGDGQAA from the coding sequence ATGTTCTGCAACCAGTGTGAACAGACCGCAAAGGGCGTCGCCTGCACCGTGTCCGGCGTCTGCGGCAAGAAGCCGGAGACTGCCGCGCTTCAGGATCTGATACTCGACCGCATGATCGCCCTGTCCTTGTGGGCTCAGGCCGCTCGCAAGGGTGGGTTCGTGAGCGACGAGGTCGACACCTTCGCCAGCCGTGCCGTCTTCCACACCGTCACCAACGTGGACTTCGACAACGACATGCTCGCAAGCGTGGTTCGGGAGTTCGACACGCACATTGCCCGCGTTCGTGCCGCCGCCGAAGCCGCCGGGCTCGGCCCCGCGAACACCGACCCGTCGCTCGACTTCGTTCCCGCAGCCGATCTCGATGCCCTCATCGCGCAGGCCGAGGCGATCGGTCACTTCTCGAAGCACTCCGCCATCGACGACATCGCCTCACTCATGCAGGTCACGATCTACGGTGTGAAGGGCATCTGCGCCTACGCCGACCACGCACGTGTCTTTGGCCAGTACGACCCGGCGGTCGAGGGCTTCGTCTACGACGCGTTCGCAGCTCTCGTCGATCCCACGCTCGGGGCAGACGAGTGGGTCGCGCTCGCACTCAAGGCCGGCGAGATCAATCTGCGCACGATGGAGCTGCTCGATGCGGCGCACACGGGAGAGTACGGCCATCCGGTGCCCACCGAGGTCCCGCTCGGTCACCGCGCCGGTCATGCGATCGTCGTCACCGGTCACGACCTGCACGATCTGAAGGAGCTGCTCGAGCAGACGCAGGGCACGGGCATCGACGTCTACACGCATGGCGAGATGCTGCCCGCGCACGGCTATCCGGAACTCAAGAAGTACACGAACTTCTATGGGCACTACGGAACCGCCTGGCAGAACCAGCGCAAGGAGTTCACCGACTTCCCCGGCGCTATCCTGTTCACGACGAACTGCATCCAGGCGCCGGTCGACTCCTACACCGAGAACGTCTTCACGACCGGCAACGTCGGCTGGCCGGGCACGACGCACGTACCGAACGGCGAGTTCGGTCCCGTGATCGAGCGTGCCCTCGCCCTTCCGGGATTCGCCGAGGAGACCGACGGCGGCGCGGTCATGGTCGGGTTCGGCCGCAACGCCGTCCTTGGCGTGGCTCCGACCGTCATCGAGGCCGTGAAGTCCGGCGCGATCAAGCACTTCTTCCTGGTCGGCGGCTGTGACGGCGCCAAGCCGGGCCGCAGCTACTACTCCGATTTCGTCGAGCAGGCGCCGGCCGACACGGTCGTGCTGACGCTCGCGTGCGGCAAGTTCCGCTTCTTTGACAAGCAGCTCGGCGATATCGGCGGCATCCCGCGCTTGCTCGACGTCGGGCAATGCAACGACGCCTACAGCGCCATCAAGATCGCCGTCGCGCTGGCAGACGCGTTCGAAGTGGGAGTGAACGAGCTGCCGCTCTCGATGATCCTGTCGTGGTACGAGCAGAAGGCCGTCGCCATCCTGCTGACACTGCTGCACCTCGGTATCACCGACATCCGCCTCGGGCCAACGCTGCCCGCGTTCATCACTCCGAACGTGCTTCAGGTGCTCGTCGACAACTTCTCGATTCGGCCGATCGCCGAGACCGCTGCCGAGGACCTCGCAGCCATCCTTGGTGACGGGCAGGCCGCGTAG
- a CDS encoding GGDEF domain-containing protein, with amino-acid sequence MSPSRITKMLARRVMISWREQPTRFDIEALQANVRRVGLVIRVRWALVGSLAGFSLLGGWAYALEIPLADLWINMRMPALAMVFVLVYNTYYWLTYRHLGNIALLNHAQLMFDAVVVTVLVYFSGGVYSWFWAMYSLFILEAAFILPKRWHTWLIAGFCGGLLGVLLLGEYLQVIPHVTVPFWGSNLQLNRTYVAVRYMWQITVLAGTATVATLMTASIRNREAELAAASILDDKTGLYDRHYFLRALSSELLRAARASRPVHVMLIDIDHFADFNRLVGIERGDAMLRLVADALSESIRVGQDGSPCETNIASRYGGEEFAVVLADSGQGTPGAEDALAFAENVRRAVEGLRVNDAGVTVSIGVASFPGDGSTTQELLDAADGALHSSAAAGGNCSRLAADLD; translated from the coding sequence TTGAGTCCGAGCCGCATCACCAAGATGCTCGCCCGTCGCGTCATGATCTCGTGGCGGGAACAGCCGACGCGCTTCGACATAGAGGCACTGCAGGCCAACGTGCGTCGCGTTGGGCTTGTCATTCGCGTGAGGTGGGCACTCGTCGGCTCGCTCGCGGGCTTCTCTCTCCTTGGCGGGTGGGCGTACGCGCTTGAGATTCCGCTTGCGGACCTGTGGATCAACATGCGCATGCCGGCGCTCGCCATGGTGTTCGTGCTTGTGTACAACACCTACTACTGGCTGACGTACAGACACCTGGGCAACATCGCCCTCCTCAATCACGCGCAGCTCATGTTCGACGCGGTGGTCGTGACCGTGCTCGTGTACTTCAGCGGTGGGGTGTACTCGTGGTTCTGGGCCATGTACTCGCTATTCATCCTCGAAGCGGCGTTCATCCTTCCCAAGCGCTGGCACACATGGCTCATCGCGGGGTTCTGCGGGGGGTTGCTGGGAGTGCTTCTCCTTGGCGAGTACCTCCAGGTGATTCCACATGTCACGGTGCCGTTCTGGGGAAGCAATCTTCAGCTGAATCGCACATATGTGGCCGTTAGGTACATGTGGCAGATCACCGTGCTCGCGGGAACCGCGACGGTAGCCACGCTGATGACGGCGTCGATCCGCAATCGAGAGGCCGAGCTGGCGGCGGCATCCATCCTCGATGACAAGACCGGCCTGTACGACCGGCACTACTTCCTCCGGGCCCTGTCCAGCGAGTTGCTCCGGGCCGCCAGGGCATCGCGTCCGGTTCACGTCATGCTCATCGACATCGATCACTTTGCGGATTTCAACCGGCTTGTGGGCATCGAGCGCGGTGATGCAATGCTGCGATTGGTTGCCGACGCGCTTTCAGAGAGCATCAGGGTGGGACAGGACGGCTCGCCCTGCGAAACGAACATCGCGAGCCGCTACGGCGGCGAGGAGTTCGCCGTCGTGCTGGCCGATTCCGGCCAGGGCACCCCGGGAGCCGAGGACGCACTTGCGTTCGCCGAGAATGTTCGCCGGGCGGTCGAAGGCCTTCGCGTCAACGACGCCGGAGTGACGGTGAGCATCGGCGTGGCGTCATTTCCCGGTGACGGGTCAACGACGCAGGAGCTTCTCGACGCGGCAGACGGTGCGCTTCACAGCTCGGCGGCGGCTGGCGGCAACTGCTCCAGACTCGCGGCCGACCTCGACTAG
- a CDS encoding VanW family protein translates to MTRGTFGASQVDVRVGALAVARVILGPSVRRVRREIHWRHRELNFAVHRGSNPGGYIIAGHSTPLYRSLSGLDERLQRNKVVNLRIAAERLDGIVLEPGMRLSFWREVGKPSRRRGFVDGMVLKHGRIAVGVGGGLCQMTNLLYWMTLHTPLSVVERWKHSYDVFPDVGRTQPFGSGATCAWPVLDLQIQNDTPVRHRLSIRLTETDLVGEWTAPAPIRHRFRIEERGHRVTHEGPGVHVRHNELWRIETHTAGDTREELVAANSARMMYEPFLPPSTE, encoded by the coding sequence GTGACCAGAGGGACATTCGGAGCTTCGCAAGTGGACGTGAGGGTCGGGGCGCTGGCAGTCGCGCGGGTTATCCTTGGTCCGTCGGTTCGTCGCGTCCGCCGCGAGATTCACTGGCGTCACCGCGAACTCAACTTCGCCGTCCATCGCGGCTCGAACCCCGGTGGGTACATCATCGCAGGGCACTCGACACCTCTCTACCGTTCGCTGTCTGGACTGGACGAGCGGCTGCAGCGCAACAAGGTCGTGAACCTGCGCATCGCTGCGGAGCGGCTGGACGGAATCGTCCTTGAACCCGGCATGCGGCTTTCGTTCTGGCGGGAGGTCGGGAAACCCTCTCGCCGCCGTGGGTTCGTGGACGGCATGGTTCTCAAACACGGACGTATCGCTGTTGGCGTTGGCGGCGGGCTGTGCCAGATGACCAATCTGCTGTATTGGATGACGTTGCACACACCACTGTCGGTCGTTGAACGCTGGAAGCATAGCTACGATGTGTTTCCGGACGTGGGGCGCACTCAACCGTTCGGCAGCGGGGCAACTTGTGCATGGCCGGTCCTGGATCTGCAGATTCAGAACGACACGCCGGTGCGACATAGGCTGTCCATCAGGCTCACGGAAACGGACCTTGTCGGAGAGTGGACGGCGCCAGCGCCCATACGGCATCGGTTTCGAATCGAGGAGCGAGGACATCGCGTGACTCACGAGGGGCCTGGCGTCCACGTTCGGCACAACGAGCTATGGCGGATCGAGACACATACGGCAGGTGACACCCGGGAGGAGTTGGTAGCCGCGAATAGCGCGCGAATGATGTATGAACCGTTCCTGCCACCAAGCACGGAGTAG
- a CDS encoding ABC transporter permease subunit yields the protein MNWTILRASLQLRRVSLMWYAIGLAAYGWMIVAFFPLIEANPGYIQMAEDVFTEEMMAAFGGAGLEFTTLGGFLSIEYLSLIWVFIVGAAVITFIAGDLGGAVEDGTMEATLSQPVSRTTVALTRYLAMVLYALVLNFVTVATIYLPGFLHDVDIPLDAMGLLFVAGMLITLAIGSFAFAISAMSSGKGRTIAVSLGVLVAMYLADILGNIADKADWLVNFSMFHYWQPNKVIDDLVLGTGTWLVFGIATVLFFAVGMYAFRKRDVV from the coding sequence ATGAACTGGACGATTCTCAGAGCGTCTCTTCAGCTTCGCCGCGTCTCCCTCATGTGGTATGCGATCGGTCTTGCCGCCTACGGCTGGATGATCGTAGCCTTCTTCCCGCTCATCGAAGCTAACCCCGGCTACATTCAGATGGCCGAGGACGTCTTCACCGAGGAAATGATGGCGGCCTTCGGTGGGGCGGGACTCGAGTTCACTACCCTTGGCGGGTTCCTGAGCATCGAGTATCTGAGTCTTATATGGGTGTTCATCGTGGGCGCGGCGGTCATCACCTTCATCGCGGGCGATCTGGGCGGGGCGGTCGAAGACGGAACGATGGAGGCCACTCTCTCCCAGCCTGTTTCGCGCACTACGGTGGCGCTGACCCGATACCTCGCGATGGTGCTCTACGCGCTGGTACTGAACTTCGTGACGGTTGCCACCATCTACCTACCTGGCTTCCTGCACGACGTCGATATCCCGCTCGATGCGATGGGGCTGCTGTTTGTGGCCGGGATGCTTATCACGCTGGCCATCGGCAGCTTCGCGTTCGCCATTTCGGCGATGTCGTCGGGCAAGGGGCGGACGATAGCTGTCAGCCTGGGCGTGCTCGTTGCGATGTACCTGGCAGACATCCTGGGCAACATCGCCGACAAGGCGGACTGGCTGGTGAACTTCTCCATGTTCCACTACTGGCAGCCCAACAAGGTCATCGACGACCTCGTGCTGGGTACGGGGACGTGGCTCGTCTTTGGCATCGCGACGGTTCTGTTCTTCGCGGTGGGGATGTACGCATTCCGGAAGCGGGACGTCGTGTAG
- a CDS encoding ABC transporter ATP-binding protein codes for MSKTVIRCDGLTKYYGKSRGIEGLSFEVRPGQVYGFLGPNGAGKTTTIRCLLSMLRPTGGKAYLFDEEVGVDGRELRRRIGYVAGDVKLFEKQTGQWMIDYVAGLRGGRGPSEKQLCERLQFDPSRRVTELSKGNKQKLALVIALMHDPELLILDEPTSGLDPLNQQVVFDIVEERTRAGATLFLSSHILSEVERVCERVAIIRAGAVVAEESVETLLDKALRTAEVTYVDPVPDSMLMGIPGAVSAERTADNVVVAKLSSDLDGALRKLLEQPIKDIQIEHASLEEIFLEYYGHIEGEVGQ; via the coding sequence ATGAGCAAGACGGTCATCCGCTGCGACGGGCTGACCAAGTACTATGGCAAGTCTCGTGGCATCGAAGGTCTCTCCTTCGAGGTTCGGCCGGGGCAGGTCTACGGCTTCCTTGGTCCGAACGGCGCGGGGAAGACCACGACCATTCGGTGTCTGCTCTCGATGCTTCGCCCCACCGGGGGCAAGGCGTATCTGTTCGATGAGGAAGTCGGCGTTGACGGTCGCGAGCTTCGCCGCCGCATCGGGTATGTCGCGGGCGACGTCAAGCTGTTCGAGAAGCAGACCGGCCAGTGGATGATCGACTATGTGGCCGGGCTGCGGGGCGGACGCGGTCCGTCGGAGAAGCAGCTTTGCGAGCGCTTGCAGTTCGATCCGAGCCGCAGGGTCACAGAGTTGTCGAAGGGCAACAAGCAGAAGCTGGCCCTCGTCATCGCGCTCATGCACGACCCTGAACTGCTCATTCTCGATGAACCGACCTCAGGCCTCGATCCGCTCAACCAGCAGGTCGTCTTCGATATCGTCGAGGAGCGCACCCGGGCCGGCGCGACCCTCTTCCTCTCGAGCCACATCCTCTCCGAGGTCGAGCGCGTGTGCGAGCGGGTGGCCATCATCCGCGCAGGCGCTGTCGTTGCCGAGGAGTCCGTCGAGACGCTTCTGGACAAGGCGCTCAGGACTGCGGAGGTCACGTACGTCGACCCGGTCCCCGATTCGATGCTCATGGGCATCCCGGGTGCGGTGAGTGCGGAGCGTACGGCGGACAACGTAGTCGTTGCCAAGCTCTCCAGCGATTTGGACGGCGCGCTCCGAAAGCTGCTCGAGCAGCCGATCAAGGACATCCAGATCGAGCACGCCTCGCTCGAGGAGATCTTCCTCGAGTACTACGGCCACATCGAAGGGGAGGTGGGTCAGTGA
- a CDS encoding 4Fe-4S binding protein, with translation MSTETITRQIVRIDEELCNGCGVCVSPCAEGAIQIVDGKAKVIREELCDGAGFCLGVCPTGALTIETRETVPFDHAAAEPIIAEKKATYIAQHCYVCGSSEDAAPLLPVRYKGDSTWVCIRCLPQLIHG, from the coding sequence ATGAGCACCGAGACCATCACCAGGCAGATCGTCCGCATCGACGAGGAACTGTGCAACGGCTGCGGCGTGTGCGTGAGCCCGTGCGCCGAGGGAGCGATCCAGATCGTCGACGGCAAGGCCAAGGTCATCCGCGAGGAACTCTGCGACGGAGCGGGCTTCTGCCTCGGCGTATGCCCGACCGGCGCGCTCACCATCGAGACGCGCGAGACCGTGCCCTTCGACCACGCAGCCGCCGAGCCGATCATCGCCGAGAAGAAGGCGACCTACATCGCACAGCACTGCTACGTGTGCGGGTCTTCCGAGGACGCAGCGCCGCTGCTTCCCGTGCGGTACAAGGGCGACAGCACCTGGGTCTGCATCCGGTGCCTGCCGCAACTGATACACGGGTAG
- a CDS encoding response regulator, whose amino-acid sequence MAKKVLVVDDEPAIANLAKVKLTNAGFDVVTANCGEEALEKVASESPDVVVLDVMMPGMDGREVASRLKGNPETRHIPILMLTALGVGEQAVPGAANIDEYYTKPFEGATLVKLVRKLVGKD is encoded by the coding sequence GTGGCGAAGAAGGTGCTGGTCGTAGATGACGAGCCGGCCATCGCGAACCTGGCGAAAGTCAAACTCACAAACGCTGGCTTCGACGTTGTGACGGCGAATTGTGGCGAGGAGGCGCTCGAGAAGGTGGCGAGCGAGTCCCCGGACGTTGTAGTCCTCGACGTGATGATGCCGGGGATGGACGGCAGGGAGGTCGCGAGTCGACTGAAGGGGAATCCGGAGACCCGGCACATCCCAATCCTCATGCTCACAGCGCTCGGTGTCGGCGAGCAGGCGGTGCCGGGGGCCGCAAACATCGACGAGTACTACACCAAGCCGTTTGAAGGGGCCACCCTGGTCAAGCTCGTTCGTAAGCTCGTGGGCAAGGACTGA
- a CDS encoding nitrous oxide-stimulated promoter family protein, whose amino-acid sequence MSERFAEKMRDPEVVKDTRLLGDFAVIYCKGNHDGARRAPLASEGAVLGVYGRRAPVVCRTCAELLDYAEKRRAFCPKDPKPFCSHCDTHCYQPEMREFMRNVMRYSGPRSVLHGHAVDSVKHLLEGRRHKKQGETS is encoded by the coding sequence ATGAGCGAGCGGTTCGCAGAGAAGATGAGGGACCCCGAGGTCGTGAAGGACACGCGACTCCTCGGCGATTTCGCCGTGATCTACTGCAAGGGCAATCACGACGGCGCGCGGCGCGCTCCACTCGCGAGTGAAGGTGCCGTGCTCGGTGTCTATGGTCGCCGGGCGCCAGTCGTCTGCCGAACATGCGCCGAGCTGCTCGACTACGCCGAAAAGCGCCGGGCGTTCTGCCCCAAGGACCCCAAGCCGTTCTGTAGTCACTGCGACACGCACTGCTATCAGCCCGAGATGCGCGAGTTCATGCGTAACGTCATGCGCTACTCGGGACCCCGTTCCGTCCTGCACGGCCATGCGGTCGACTCCGTCAAGCACCTGCTCGAGGGGCGACGCCACAAGAAGCAGGGAGAGACATCATGA
- a CDS encoding Flp family type IVb pilin, whose amino-acid sequence MRARRWLRTAIASERGATAVEYAIMASLIGAVVAGIVLTIGQHVLRMFGLLDGAF is encoded by the coding sequence ATGCGTGCAAGAAGATGGCTTCGAACCGCTATCGCGAGCGAGCGTGGCGCGACAGCCGTCGAGTACGCAATCATGGCGTCGCTCATAGGTGCCGTGGTGGCCGGCATCGTGCTCACAATCGGCCAGCACGTCCTGAGGATGTTCGGTCTGCTCGATGGCGCATTCTAG